One window of the Zea mays cultivar B73 chromosome 3, Zm-B73-REFERENCE-NAM-5.0, whole genome shotgun sequence genome contains the following:
- the opr6 gene encoding 12-oxophytodienoate reductase6 — translation MEMESTPLLTPYKMGDFNLAHRVVLAPLTRCRAFGNVPQPEHMALYYRQRATPGGFLIAEACAVSESARGYPDVPGLWTHQQVEAWKPIVDAVHASGAVFFAQLWHTGRASPSEFQPNGQAPISSTDKQIPAQVNHSGDVNTFAVPRRLETEEIPHVVNDFRVAARNAIKAGFDGVEIHAANGYLFDQFMKDSTNDRDDSYGGSLENRCRFTAEVMAAVADEVGANRLGVRLSPFADYMDCHDSNPEALALHVIDETLNPLGVLYCHMVEPRMRVNPDDGIMTLEHMLLPFRRAFRGTFIANGGYDREEGNDAIARGRGYADLIAYGRIFLANPDLPMRFAKNAPLNKYDRSTFYTSDPVVGYTDYPFLDQL, via the exons GGTTGTGCTGGCGCCGCTGACGAGGTGCCGGGCGTTCGGGAACGTGCCGCAGCCGGAGCACATGGCTCTCTACTACCGCCAGCGGGCGACGCCCGGCGGCTTCCTCATCGCCGAGGCCTGCGCCGTGTCGGAGAGCGCGCGCGGGTACCCGGACGTTCCGGGGCTGTGGACCCACCAACAGGTCGAGGCCTGGAAGCCGATCGTCGACGCCGTCCACGCCAGCGGTGCCGTCTTCTTCGCCCAGCTCTGGCACACCGGCCGGGCCTCCCCCTCAG AATTCCAACCAAATGGGCAGGCACCGATCTCTAGCACGGACAAGCAAATCCCAGCACAGGTGAACCATTCCGGTGACGTCAACACGTTCGCGGTGCCTCGGAGACTAGAGACAGAGGAGATACCACACGTCGTCAATGACTTCCGGGTTGCCGCCAGAAACGCCATCAAAGCAG GCTTTGATGGAGTGGAGATCCACGCGGCAAACGGGTACCTGTTCGATCAGTTCATGAAGGACAGCACCAATGACCGAGACGACTCCTACGGGGGCAGCTTGGAGAACCGGTGCCGTTTCACAGCCGAGGTGATGGCAGCCGTCGCGGACGAGGTCGGTGCCAACCGCCTCGGTGTGCGCCTCTCTCCGTTCGCGGATTATATGGACTGCCACGACTCCAACCCAGAGGCGCTCGCGCTTCATGTCATCGACGAGACGCTGAACCCGCTCGGCGTGCTTTACTGCCACATGGTAGAGCCAAGGATGCGGGTGAACCCAGACGACGGTATTATGACTCTCGAGCACATGCTGCTACCGTTCAGGAGGGCGTTTCGCGGGACGTTCATTGCTAATGGAGGCTACGACCGTGAGGAAGGCAATGACGCCATTGCCCGTGGCCGTGGCTATGCAGATCTCATCGCATACGGCCGGATATTCCTTGCCAACCCGGACCTTCCGATGCGTTTTGCCAAGAATGCCCCGCTGAACAAGTATGATAGGAGCACCTTCTATACCTCTGATCCGGTGGTTGGGTACACAGATTATCCATTTCTCGATCAACTCTAG